DNA sequence from the Streptomyces sp. CA-210063 genome:
GCGAGCGGTTCGGGATCCGTCGGGTCGAGCACGGTGGGCGGATCCAACAGCAGCTCGGTGAACTGCGCGGCCTCGGTCATCGAGCTTTCCAGACGCCGGTAGATCTGGTTGAACTCGAACATGATCTGGGTCGCGTTGGAGTAGTAGGTGAAAGCGACGACGACCTCCTCCACTCCCTGGCCCGAACCACCGAAGACGATGGCGACCAACAGACCCAGCACGTTGGTCAGCACGGACATGGGGGCGATCAGGGTGTCGACGCGCAGATTGCCGTAGTCCCACGACCTCAGCGTCAGGCGCCGGGAATCCGCGACACGGCTGCGGTGTTCGCCGGCCTCCCGCCGCTCGGCCGCGAACGCCCGGATGGTCTCCATGTTCGTGAGGCTGTCGGCGACGTGGCCGGAGACCCGGGCGATCGCCGCCTCACGGTCGTTGACGAGCCTCTGCCGGCGACGGATCAGAGGTGTCGCGGCTGCCACGGTCAGCACGATCATCACAAGAAGGCCGGCGACGAGCATCGGTTCGTAGCTCCACAGCACCACGGCACCGAACACCAGGGGGACGAGACTGCCCACGATCCGGTACGTCACCGTGTCGACGAAGTCCTCGAAGCGCTTGCCGAAGCTCAGCACCCGTTTGGTCAGGGAGCCGGCGAAGTTGTCATGGAAGAATGCCGCGTCCTTGGCGAGGAGTTCATCCATACCACTCACGTACAGGTGTTCCATACCGAGGGCGTCCACGCGGTTCAGGCAGTACTGCCCGACCCGCCACACGGCCTCGGCGAGCAGCAGCGTCACGCCGAAGCCCAGCACGTACGGCAGCGCCGAGCTGAGGGTGAGACCTCCTTCGTCGGCGGCCTGTCCTGCCAGTTTGGCGATCAGGAGGGGCGCGACGTAGCGGATGCCGATGTTGCCCACGGCCGGCAACAGCAGCGCGGGCAGGGCCAGCCGTCGTAGTCGTAGCAGTTCCCGGCCGTAGCGGCGCAGTGCCAGAACGACCGCGCTCCTGCCCGGCGTCGGACCTGGCATATCTGTTGTCCCCATCACACTCCCGGAGGTTCGGAAGACGGAAGTGTCCCGTCCGGGGAGGCTCGCAGTCCAGGCATTTAACGCGGAATGGCGAGAACCGGACACTGCTGCATTCAGCCGTACGCAGCGGGGCATATCCAGTGGTGAGGTCGTGGTGGTCGGTGGGGCCGTCGTCGTGGTTCCGGGCCGGCGCACGGCGGCTCGGGGTCAGAGACACCGGCCGCCCAGTACCAGGCGTCCTTCTGGGGCGCCGGGAAGGCGGCGGGGTCGACGGCCGGTGTCACCCGGCTGTCGTCGACCATGGCGGCGACTTCCTTTTTCGGAGTGCGAATGGCGTCTCAGACATGCAGGCTGGGCCGGTAGATGAGCTCTTGGATGTGGCCGTCGAGCGTCCGGCACTCGATCAGCTCGAGGTCGAAGTCGGCCGCACCCTGGAAGATCGGGTCCAGCCCGGTCCGACCGGTGATCACGGGGAAGAGCGTCACCTGGACGCGGTCGACCAGACCGGCGGCCATCAGCGCCCGGTTCATCGACAGGCTGCCGTGCGAGCGCAGCGGCACCTCGGACTCCTCCTTGAGCCGAGCGACGACGTCGACGGCGTCGCCGCACACGAGGTTCGCATCGGGCCAGTCGAGGGACCCTTCCAGTGTGCTCGACACCACCGTTGCCGGCAGGCTCCTCATCCGTGTGACCCATGGGTCACGCACCTCGGACCCCTCGTTGCTCGAGGCCAGCATCCGCGCGAACGCCCGGTACGTGTTGGCTCCGAAGACCATCCGCTGCTCCTCGCGGTACAGGGCGAGGCGGTGGTCGAGGAGCTCGGGACCCTGCTTGCCCCAGTAGCCGGTCCAGTTGCCGCCCGCGGCGCCGAAGCCGTCGAGGCTGGAAAAGACGTCGAACGTATAAGTAGCGGTCATGATGCTCTCCTCGAGTGCGGTCGATCGCGTGTTGCGGATACAGACCGGCAACCACGGCGAGACTCATCGCCCTTGGACTCCTGGAGCCCGGCCACCCCGGACGCGGCCCCAGGACTTGACCACAGCCAAGAAGGTGGAAGGTCAGCATGAGCGGTGATACGGCGGGCGAGAAGAAGAGCGTGGCGCTCGATCCACAGGTCCTGACTGTTCCACGTGCAGCGGCGCCCACGCCGCAAGGACACCGTCGACGCTGGCGCGAAGGGCCACACGGCCACACGGGCACTGAACCCGTTGAACGCTGCTGCACGGGCCGGGCCCCGGTATTGACCTGAAGTGTTGTTCACACAGCTGATCGGTGGCTGACCGCCGGGTGTGGTGTGGCAGCGGTGGCGGGTTGTAGGTGTGCACAAAGTCTGCCAGGGATGGCGGCCTTCATCGCAGGGCCAGGGCCCGGTGCATGCCTCCGTCAGCACTGTGGGTCGAGATCCGCATACCACTCGAAGGCCGCCACCACCGAGCCGACTTGCCACCGCCGAGCCGACTTGCCGCTGGCTCGCGTTGACCTCGTCGTACAGCCCGCGCAGCAGCCGTGTCATGACCTCCCGCGGCACCCGGCGACCATGGACGTCGTCCGGTCCGGCAACGGGGCCATGGGCCCGCCGTTCCGCGGCAGGACCGCCACCTTCATGGAGTGGCGCCGCTGCCTCGGCCGGGATCTTTCAGGAACTGTCGCTGGTCGTCCAGGAATCCGTTCGCGAAGAGCGAGCGGGGGGAAAAGAGCGCGGTGAGCGTGATCTTGACGGCCGACTGCTCGATGGACTGCTTGAGCAGTGAATGGGTCGCGTGCGGGTAGCGTTTGACCGTCAATGCACCGTCTGCGTCCAGCACCTTGCGGTAGCCCCGCTCCGTGTCGGCGGTGTCCACGTTGATGTCATGGCCTGCGAGGGTCAGCAGCACCGGTATGCCGCGCAGGACGCGGAGGTCTCGCGTGGCGTCCGCGGTGTAGTTCTTGGAGATGAAGCCCCAGCGGTCGGCGGTCATGCCGTCCGTGTCACCGTGCGTGGCGTTGACGTACTCCTCGAAGGTCGCATGCCGTTCCAGCAGTCGGCGCGTGTGGTCGCTCTTGGCGATCGCGGCCTTGGTACGGGCTGCCGATGCGCCGTCGGCGCGCAGCTCGGCGAGGAGGTTGTAGCGGCCCTGCTGGAGCCAGTTGATCGCGGGAGAGACGGCGATGACGAAGCTCACGGGCGTCTTGGCTGCGATCTTCGGCAGGACCCAGCCCGCCTGGCTGGCGCCCCAGAGCCCGATGCGGTCACCGTCGATGTCCGGGCGGGCGCGCACCCAGGCGATGGCGGCGGCTGCCTCGTCGGCCCGGTCGTCCATGGACTGGTCGAGCCAGTTGCCGGGGGCGCCTGCGACGCCGGGCTTGTCCCAGGACAGAGAGGCGTACCCGGCCTTGGCGTTCGCTTCCCACATGGGCTTGTAACCGTCGTCGTGGGTGGCGTCGATGGGACCGTCGCCGTGGATGTACACGACCAGGCCGTGGTGCTTGCGGCCGTCCTTGGGGGTGGCCAGTACGCCGTTGAGGGTGTGGCCGCCGTGGCGGATCGAGACTCGCCGCTCGTCCATGTCGTAGGAGTTCTGCCACAGCACCACACCGACGAGGCCGGCGGCCACGACCAGGACCGTGACGAGTGACCACGCGGTGATGCGGAGCCCGCGCCGTCGGGGCTGGGTCTTTGGACACATGGGATGACCGCCTCTGTTCGGTTTTGGGTAGGCGGCAAAACTATCATTACGAGAACGGTCGTCGCGAGTCTGATAGATTTGGTTTCAGCTTCAGGGAGAACTTCAGGGAGAAAGGGGGCACGGCATGGGACTGGACGCGACAGGCCCCGGGACCGGGCCGGTGGCGGTACAGCGAGGCGTTCCGGTGGGTGCCGAGCGGCGGGCGGCCGAGCTGTACTGGGACGCCTTCGGCCGCAAACTCGGTCCCGCACTGAACCCGCCGGGCAAGGCGGTGCCCTTCATCGCCGCCCATCTGAACGCCGATCGCGCGGTCTGCGCGCTCGTCGACGGGCAGCTCGTCGGCCTCGCCGGCTACCAGCTCGGCGGGCGGGGCCTCACCGGAGGGTCGGCCTGCGCCGTGCTGCGCGCGTACGGACACCTGGGCGGACCGCACCGCCTTCTGCTCCTCGCCCTGTTCGAACGCCGGCCGGCCCCCGGACAGCTCGTCATGGACGGCATCGCCGTTGCCCCGGACGTGCGCGGCCGCGGCGTCGGAAGCCTGCTCATCGAGGAAGTGGCGGCCGTCGCGGCGCAGCAGGACTGCCGGGAGATCAGACTGGACGTGATCGACACCAATCCGCGCGCCAGAGCCCTGTACGAGCGGCGCGGCTTCACGGCCGTACGGACCGAGCGCACGCCCTACCTCCGCAGGTTGCTGGGGTTCGGCGCGGTGACCACCATGCACCGCCCCGTCGAGGCGGACGGGCCGAGAGGACTGGGCACACCGTGACCGACCACGTCGAGATCCCCACCCGCATGCTCGTCCACGCGCTGATCCGGGAGGACGGCACGGTCAGCGCGGACGAGTTGTACACCATCGCCGCCGCCCTCGGCATGAGCGACCAGCAGGTACGGCTGTGTGTCAAACGCCTCGTGGCCGAGAGCCGGTTCACCCACGAAGGCCGCGGTCGCAAAGCAGTACTGCACGCCACGGAAGACACCACACAAGCCCTGAGTCCCAACGCGGACTTCCTGCGGCACGCGTTCCGCCAGGACGCCGGGCTCGCCCCCTGGGACGGCGTCTGGCACCTGGCCGCCTTCGCCGTGCCCGAATCGGCGCGCACGGCCCGGGACGCCCTGCGCGAGACGCTCGTCCACCTCGGTGGCGCCCCTCTCCAGGGCGGACTGTACGTCTGCGCCAACGCCTGGGAACCGTATGTCGAAGACGCGGCGCACCGTCTCGGCGCCCACGGTGCCCTG
Encoded proteins:
- a CDS encoding GNAT family N-acetyltransferase yields the protein MGLDATGPGTGPVAVQRGVPVGAERRAAELYWDAFGRKLGPALNPPGKAVPFIAAHLNADRAVCALVDGQLVGLAGYQLGGRGLTGGSACAVLRAYGHLGGPHRLLLLALFERRPAPGQLVMDGIAVAPDVRGRGVGSLLIEEVAAVAAQQDCREIRLDVIDTNPRARALYERRGFTAVRTERTPYLRRLLGFGAVTTMHRPVEADGPRGLGTP
- a CDS encoding PaaX family transcriptional regulator C-terminal domain-containing protein, producing MTDHVEIPTRMLVHALIREDGTVSADELYTIAAALGMSDQQVRLCVKRLVAESRFTHEGRGRKAVLHATEDTTQALSPNADFLRHAFRQDAGLAPWDGVWHLAAFAVPESARTARDALRETLVHLGGAPLQGGLYVCANAWEPYVEDAAHRLGAHGALTLLSTTDLRRGDTQEPAELARHLWPLQEIADRYHRLSRIAQPRLDRLTGSTGLSPSELLTIAVELAAELTRAMEPDPLLPPQLLPQPWPGTQARELIARCWAAFPERDHGEARPTLFRLYADITREAADRATR
- a CDS encoding ABC transporter ATP-binding protein, whose translation is MGTTDMPGPTPGRSAVVLALRRYGRELLRLRRLALPALLLPAVGNIGIRYVAPLLIAKLAGQAADEGGLTLSSALPYVLGFGVTLLLAEAVWRVGQYCLNRVDALGMEHLYVSGMDELLAKDAAFFHDNFAGSLTKRVLSFGKRFEDFVDTVTYRIVGSLVPLVFGAVVLWSYEPMLVAGLLVMIVLTVAAATPLIRRRQRLVNDREAAIARVSGHVADSLTNMETIRAFAAERREAGEHRSRVADSRRLTLRSWDYGNLRVDTLIAPMSVLTNVLGLLVAIVFGGSGQGVEEVVVAFTYYSNATQIMFEFNQIYRRLESSMTEAAQFTELLLDPPTVLDPTDPEPLAPRDTGVCFEAVTFAHGGAKPIFQGLDLDVPAGARIGLVGRSGGGKTTLTRLLLRMSDVDDGRILIGGQDISRLRQTDLRSLIAYVPQEPAMFHRSLRDNIAFARPGATDEEIHAAAAAAHVTEFADQLPDGFGTLVGERGVKLSGGQRQRVALARAILRDAPILLLDEATSALDSESELLVQDALWRLMDGRTALVVAHRLSTVAGMDRLVVLDRGSVVEQGTHEELLTANGAYAKLWQHQSGGFLGESTESALGRPVPGAGPSGLPGPADPAPDEDRRTSSPARTSTGST
- a CDS encoding alpha/beta hydrolase family protein, coding for MCPKTQPRRRGLRITAWSLVTVLVVAAGLVGVVLWQNSYDMDERRVSIRHGGHTLNGVLATPKDGRKHHGLVVYIHGDGPIDATHDDGYKPMWEANAKAGYASLSWDKPGVAGAPGNWLDQSMDDRADEAAAAIAWVRARPDIDGDRIGLWGASQAGWVLPKIAAKTPVSFVIAVSPAINWLQQGRYNLLAELRADGASAARTKAAIAKSDHTRRLLERHATFEEYVNATHGDTDGMTADRWGFISKNYTADATRDLRVLRGIPVLLTLAGHDINVDTADTERGYRKVLDADGALTVKRYPHATHSLLKQSIEQSAVKITLTALFSPRSLFANGFLDDQRQFLKDPGRGSGATP
- a CDS encoding dihydrofolate reductase family protein, whose protein sequence is MTATYTFDVFSSLDGFGAAGGNWTGYWGKQGPELLDHRLALYREEQRMVFGANTYRAFARMLASSNEGSEVRDPWVTRMRSLPATVVSSTLEGSLDWPDANLVCGDAVDVVARLKEESEVPLRSHGSLSMNRALMAAGLVDRVQVTLFPVITGRTGLDPIFQGAADFDLELIECRTLDGHIQELIYRPSLHV